The sequence below is a genomic window from Corynebacterium afermentans subsp. afermentans.
AGTTCCGTGGTGTGCGCGTTTGAAGGCATGGTGCCCAAGACTACCCCAGCGTGCGGGCCTGAGCTTTGGCACAATGCGTGGCGTGACCAACGCTCAATTGCTGCACGCCCTCGCCGAGTCCTATGGTTTCGGCACGTCCTACCGCGCCTCGAACGGGCTGGTCACCGAGCCGCCCGCCGAGTCCTTTATCAAGCTGCTGCGAGCCTTGGGGCTTTCGCTTAACGACGAACCTTCGGACGAGGAACTCCAATTCCACCTCGACGCCCGCAGCGAATTCTGGGCGACCAGGCCCATGCCGCCGTGCGTGGTGGCCACCGAGGGCACGGAGAAGCACTTCAACGTGCACGTCCACGACGGGCACTACGCGCACTGCTGGATCCGGCTGGAAGACGGCTCCTCGCGCGACGCCCACCAGGACGAGAACTGGGCGGCGTCGTTTACCGCCGCCGACGGTGTGGTGTGGGGCGAGGCCACGTTCCACGTGCCGGGCGACCTGCCCGCCGGCTACCACGAGCTGCACTTGGAGTCCGACAACTTGGACGAGGTCTGCCCGCTGATCGTGGTGCCGGAAACCTTGTCCACCACCGCCGAGGTTGTGCAGGACCCAGTGTGGGGTGTGATGGCGCAGCTGTACTCGGTGCGCTCGCTGGAGTCCTGGGGCATCGGCGACTTCAACGACTTGGGCGCGGTTGCCGAGGCGGTGGCGGCCGAGGGCGCGGACTACCTGTTGATCAACCCGGTGCACGCCGCCGAACCCGTCCCGCCGATCGAGGACTCGCCGTATCTGCCAACCTCCCGCCGGTTTGTGAACCCGATCTACATCGCGGTGGAGCAGGTGCCGGAGTATGCGCTGTTGGACGAGGGGGACCGGAGGGACGTCGAGAAGCTTGCTGCGGAATTCAAGGCGATGAACCACACCGCGCAGCCGTTGGAGCGCGACCGGATTTTCGCCGCGAAGCTCGCGGCGCTTCGCACCCTGTTTTACCTCTCGGCGGCGGACGAGGCGCGCACGCGGGACTTCGAGCTGTTCTGCCTGGACGAGGGCGAGGGGCTGCGCCAGTTCGCCGAGTGGTGCGCGGCGCAGGCCAGCGAGTCGGAGCACCACGGCGCGCCGAAGCACGCGGGGCGCGACCCGCAGGAGCTGGTGCAGTTCCACATGTGGCTGCAGTTCATCGCCGACGAGCAACGCCGCGTGGCGCAAGAGCGCGCGGTGGCGGCCGGGATGCGGCTGGGCATCATGACGGACCTGGCGGTGGGCATCCACCCCGGCGGGGCCGATGCGGCGACGTTGCACGAGGTGCTGGTTCCCGACGCCTCGGTGGGCGCGCCGCCGGACCAGTACTCGCAGCAGGGCCAGGACTGGTCGCAGCCGCCGTGGAACCCGCAGCAGCTGGCCGAGGCCGGCTACGGGCCGTGGCGCGACCTTTTGCGCACGGTGCTGCGCCACTCGGGTGGGATCAGAGTGGACCACGTGCTGGGTCTATTCCGCCTGTTCTGGCTGCCGCGCATGGACACCCCGATGCACGGCGCGTACATGAACTACGACTTCGAAGCCATGGTCGGCGTATTAGTGCTCGAGGCGCAGCGCGCCGGCGCCGTGGTGGTGGGCGAAGACCTGGGCACGTTCGAGCCGTGGGTGCAAGACGTGCTTCGCGACAAGGGCATCCTCGGCACCTCCGTGCTGTGGTTCGAGTCCGTGCCGCCAGAGGCACCGCGGCCGTCGCAGCAGTACCGCAACTTGGCGCTGACCGCGGTGGGCACCCACGACCTGCCGCCCACCGCCGGGTACCTGGAGGGCGCGCACAACGCGCTGCGCCACAAGCTCGGGCTGGTCAAAGAGTCGCTGGAGGAGCTCAACGCCACCGACGCGGTGTGGATCTCGCAGGTGCTCGCCGCCGCCCAGGCGGAGGGGGCGTTCGACAATTCCCCGCTCGCTGACGTGGACTTCCACGACCGGGACCTTGGCGAGTACGACGACGTGGACACCCTCGTCGAGGGGCTGACCCGCTTCATCGCCTCCACCCCGTCCGCAATGACATGCACGAACCTGGTGGACATGGTGGGCGACACCCGCATTCAAAACCAGCCGGGCACCAACCGCGAGATGTACCCGAACTGGTGCATCCCGCTTTGCGACGCCTCCGGCACCCCCGTCCTCATCGAAGACCTCCCCGACGTCGCGCTGTTTCAGCGCATCGCGGCCGCGAGCGCGCGTTAGAGCGCCCCGGCCAGCGCCGCGACGACGACGAGCGCGATGAGCACCCACATCACCTGGGTCACCCGCGACTGCGGGTACTTGCGCTGCGGCTTGGGCAGCTTTTGATCCTGCTTGCGCAGCTCTTCCGGGTTGGCCATGGTGTGTAAGCCTAGCGCCGCGAGCTAGCGGCGGGAAACCAGGCGGGCCGCGGCTCGCGCGACGCCGTCGATAACGCGCAGCAGCGCGTAGCCGGCCGCGGCAGACAAAGGCGCGGCGGCGGCGAGGAGCACGGGCACCTGCAGCCAGGGGCTTAAGCCCATCACCCAGCCGAGCAACACGCTGCTCATCAGATCAGGCCCATCATGTAGCCGATCGCCGGCACGAGCGCCGCCACGGCAGCCACGATGCCGAGGGTGATCAGCAGCGCATTGGCAACGCTGCGGTCGCGGGTCTCCTCCGCGGTGTCCTCGCTGCTTTGCGCCTCGTCCTCCGCTGGGGCCTCAGGCGTGACCACGGGCGCCTCACTCGGCACACTCGACGGCGTGGCCGCGCCGACCGGGATCGGCGCCTGCAACGTCGCGGCCGGGATCACCACCGACCGCTTCGTCGGCCCAGC
It includes:
- the malQ gene encoding 4-alpha-glucanotransferase yields the protein MTNAQLLHALAESYGFGTSYRASNGLVTEPPAESFIKLLRALGLSLNDEPSDEELQFHLDARSEFWATRPMPPCVVATEGTEKHFNVHVHDGHYAHCWIRLEDGSSRDAHQDENWAASFTAADGVVWGEATFHVPGDLPAGYHELHLESDNLDEVCPLIVVPETLSTTAEVVQDPVWGVMAQLYSVRSLESWGIGDFNDLGAVAEAVAAEGADYLLINPVHAAEPVPPIEDSPYLPTSRRFVNPIYIAVEQVPEYALLDEGDRRDVEKLAAEFKAMNHTAQPLERDRIFAAKLAALRTLFYLSAADEARTRDFELFCLDEGEGLRQFAEWCAAQASESEHHGAPKHAGRDPQELVQFHMWLQFIADEQRRVAQERAVAAGMRLGIMTDLAVGIHPGGADAATLHEVLVPDASVGAPPDQYSQQGQDWSQPPWNPQQLAEAGYGPWRDLLRTVLRHSGGIRVDHVLGLFRLFWLPRMDTPMHGAYMNYDFEAMVGVLVLEAQRAGAVVVGEDLGTFEPWVQDVLRDKGILGTSVLWFESVPPEAPRPSQQYRNLALTAVGTHDLPPTAGYLEGAHNALRHKLGLVKESLEELNATDAVWISQVLAAAQAEGAFDNSPLADVDFHDRDLGEYDDVDTLVEGLTRFIASTPSAMTCTNLVDMVGDTRIQNQPGTNREMYPNWCIPLCDASGTPVLIEDLPDVALFQRIAAASAR